From Pseudodesulfovibrio senegalensis, one genomic window encodes:
- the sppA gene encoding signal peptide peptidase SppA yields MALVTGVMAFFDVSSGTVGFGGDKIGQVNVVGPIMESDAVVDWIRALREDDSVKGVLLRVNSPGGAIAPSQEIYAAVRRLAEVKPVVASYGTVAASGGYYVSCPATKIVANPGSITGSIGVKAEFMTFGAVLEKLGIRPEVLATGRYKTSGTPLKDLTTEQRAQLQELLSDMQDQFVADVARGRGMDESAVRAIADGRGITGRQALVYGLVDRMGGREEAINLLKELCSISGRVGLVEGPEEEQTLLQRLIGLGSSEIKGLLQMPGWVFSY; encoded by the coding sequence ATGGCCCTCGTAACGGGGGTCATGGCCTTTTTCGACGTTTCGTCGGGCACCGTGGGTTTTGGGGGCGACAAGATCGGCCAGGTCAACGTGGTCGGTCCCATCATGGAATCCGATGCCGTGGTGGACTGGATCCGCGCCCTGCGTGAGGACGACTCGGTCAAGGGCGTGCTTTTGCGTGTCAATTCGCCGGGCGGCGCCATTGCGCCCTCGCAGGAGATTTATGCTGCCGTCAGACGTCTGGCCGAGGTCAAGCCTGTGGTGGCCTCCTACGGAACCGTGGCGGCCAGCGGCGGCTATTACGTGTCCTGCCCGGCCACCAAGATCGTGGCCAACCCCGGGTCCATCACCGGATCCATCGGCGTGAAGGCCGAGTTCATGACCTTTGGCGCAGTGTTGGAAAAACTCGGCATACGTCCCGAAGTGCTGGCCACCGGGCGTTACAAAACGTCGGGTACGCCGCTCAAGGACCTGACTACGGAGCAGCGCGCACAACTGCAGGAGTTGTTGTCCGACATGCAGGACCAGTTCGTTGCCGACGTGGCCAGGGGGCGCGGCATGGATGAATCCGCGGTGCGCGCCATTGCGGACGGCCGGGGCATTACCGGCAGGCAGGCTCTCGTGTATGGGCTTGTGGACCGCATGGGCGGGCGAGAGGAAGCCATCAACCTGCTCAAGGAATTGTGTTCCATTTCCGGGCGGGTCGGCCTTGTGGAAGGCCCCGAGGAAGAGCAGACCCTGCTGCAGCGGCTGATCGGGCTTGGCTCTTCGGAAATCAAGGGCCTGCTCCAGATGCCGGGATGGGTCTTTTCCTATTAG
- a CDS encoding 30S ribosomal protein S1, which yields MEKTAETVDSPEMEMDMEMNFEAALEDYLNSDFGDLDEGTIIAGEVVKVGKDHVLVDVNFKSEGQIPASEFLDAEGNMEVAEGDKVDVFVVNKDEAEGTIYLSRERAKRMQLFDKLEEVQEQDGVVPGRIIRRIKGGYTVDLGGVEAFLPGSHVDLRPVPDMDALVDQEFDFKILKINRRRSNVIVSRRVLLEEQRAEQREKLLETLEEGQVVPGKVKNITEYGVFIDLGGLDGLLHITDMSWKRIKHPKEMVQLGDDLELKILNFDKEGQKVSLGLKQLVPDPWENIAEKYPESSRFNGTVTNLADYGAFVELESGVEGLVHISEMSWTRKLRHPSQMVKVGEEVEVIVLGVDQEKKRISLGMKQVNPNPWDVVAEKYPEGTVLEGSIKNITEFGVFIGIEEGIDGLIHVSDISWTKKIRHPSEVYKVGDSVQAKVLTVDKENEKFTLGVKQLTEDPWTQVPAKYPVGQLVNGTVTNITDFGLFVEVEEGIEGLVHVSEISRKKIKSPAEIFKEGDTIEAKVIHVSADERRLGLSIKQTTEEEDRRSKPKSFGGASSEAANTTLGDLLREKLEAASSEDESE from the coding sequence ATGGAAAAAACCGCAGAAACTGTAGACTCCCCTGAAATGGAGATGGATATGGAGATGAACTTCGAGGCTGCCCTCGAAGACTATCTCAATTCCGATTTCGGGGATCTTGACGAAGGCACCATCATTGCCGGTGAAGTCGTCAAGGTCGGAAAAGACCACGTGCTGGTCGACGTCAACTTCAAGTCCGAGGGCCAGATCCCCGCGTCCGAATTTCTGGATGCCGAAGGGAACATGGAAGTGGCCGAGGGCGACAAGGTTGATGTCTTTGTGGTCAACAAGGACGAAGCCGAAGGCACCATCTACCTGTCCCGCGAGCGGGCCAAGCGGATGCAGCTTTTCGATAAACTGGAAGAAGTCCAGGAACAGGATGGCGTCGTCCCCGGTCGCATCATTCGCCGCATCAAGGGCGGCTACACCGTCGATCTCGGTGGCGTCGAGGCATTCCTGCCCGGCTCCCACGTCGACCTGCGCCCGGTTCCGGACATGGACGCTCTGGTGGATCAGGAATTCGATTTCAAGATTCTCAAGATCAACCGTCGTCGTTCCAACGTCATCGTTTCCCGTCGCGTTCTTCTGGAAGAGCAGCGCGCCGAACAGCGCGAGAAACTGCTCGAAACCCTCGAAGAGGGTCAGGTTGTTCCCGGCAAGGTCAAGAACATCACCGAATACGGCGTGTTCATCGACCTCGGCGGCCTCGACGGTCTGCTGCACATCACGGACATGTCCTGGAAGCGCATCAAGCATCCCAAGGAAATGGTCCAGCTGGGCGACGATCTCGAACTGAAGATTCTCAACTTCGACAAGGAAGGCCAGAAGGTCTCCCTCGGTCTCAAGCAGCTTGTTCCCGATCCGTGGGAAAACATCGCCGAGAAGTACCCCGAATCCAGCCGTTTCAACGGCACGGTCACCAACCTGGCCGATTACGGTGCGTTCGTGGAACTGGAATCCGGCGTTGAAGGCCTGGTGCATATCTCCGAGATGTCCTGGACCCGCAAGCTCCGCCACCCGTCCCAGATGGTCAAGGTGGGCGAGGAAGTCGAAGTCATCGTTCTGGGCGTGGACCAGGAGAAGAAGCGTATCTCCCTGGGCATGAAGCAGGTCAACCCCAACCCGTGGGATGTGGTGGCCGAAAAGTACCCCGAGGGTACCGTGCTCGAAGGTTCCATCAAGAACATCACCGAATTCGGCGTGTTCATCGGCATCGAGGAAGGCATCGACGGCCTGATCCACGTTTCCGACATCTCCTGGACCAAGAAGATCCGCCACCCGTCGGAAGTCTACAAAGTGGGCGATTCCGTGCAGGCCAAGGTGCTGACCGTGGACAAGGAGAACGAGAAGTTCACCCTGGGCGTCAAGCAGCTGACCGAAGATCCCTGGACTCAGGTTCCGGCCAAGTACCCCGTCGGCCAGCTGGTCAACGGCACGGTCACCAACATCACCGACTTCGGTCTCTTTGTTGAGGTCGAGGAAGGCATTGAAGGTCTGGTGCATGTGTCCGAAATCAGCCGCAAGAAGATCAAGAGCCCTGCCGAGATCTTCAAGGAAGGCGATACCATCGAGGCCAAGGTCATCCACGTTTCCGCGGATGAGCGTCGTCTGGGCCTGTCCATCAAGCAGACCACGGAAGAAGAAGATCGCCGCAGCAAGCCCAAGAGCTTTGGCGGTGCCTCTTCCGAAGCTGCCAACACCACCCTCGGCGACCTGCTTCGCGAGAAGCTGGAAGCCGCAAGCTCGGAGGACGAGTCCGAGTAA
- a CDS encoding deoxyribodipyrimidine photo-lyase, which produces MPESRTRQIRTGNAPNNGPVAYWMHREHRCRDNWGLLMAQQLATARRVPLCVFYALSPQFLEAGQRQFLFLTQGLAQTARELEARNIPFLPRMGDPAQEIPKLARKLNIGALVTDFDVLRIKRQWIESVADHVCSTTGAHVFETDGRNVVPCWLASDKKEYAARTIRPKIHRLLPEFLVQPPELAPHPHPLAQRPASASLGDLQHAASSHSGPPPCDFPSGEQAAHEALEQFKRTRLNQYGKGRNVPTNPVTSRLSPYLHFGQIHAGRVALRVLESGADRESSDAYLEELIVRRELADNFCLHEPDYDNTGCFAPWASQTLEAHLNDPRPALYTSEEFERAQTHDPLWNAAQREMVRTGHMHGYMRMYWAKKILEWSETPEQAMAEAIRLNDRYQMDGRDSNGYAGIAWSMGGVHDRGWPERAVFGKIRSMTFNGAKSKFRVQEYIDAQERGSLL; this is translated from the coding sequence ATGCCCGAATCGCGAACACGACAGATACGAACCGGCAATGCCCCGAACAACGGCCCGGTGGCCTACTGGATGCACCGCGAGCACCGCTGCCGCGACAACTGGGGCCTGCTCATGGCCCAGCAGCTGGCCACGGCGCGCCGGGTTCCCCTGTGCGTGTTCTACGCGCTTTCACCGCAATTCCTCGAAGCCGGGCAACGGCAATTCCTGTTCCTGACGCAGGGGCTGGCGCAGACCGCACGCGAGCTGGAAGCACGCAACATTCCGTTTTTGCCGCGCATGGGCGACCCGGCACAGGAAATCCCAAAGCTGGCACGCAAGCTGAATATCGGCGCGCTGGTCACGGACTTCGACGTGCTGCGCATCAAACGGCAATGGATAGAAAGCGTGGCCGACCACGTGTGTTCCACAACCGGGGCGCACGTGTTCGAGACCGACGGACGCAACGTGGTGCCCTGCTGGCTGGCATCGGACAAAAAGGAATATGCGGCCCGCACCATCCGGCCCAAGATACACAGACTGCTGCCGGAATTTCTGGTCCAACCGCCCGAGCTTGCCCCGCACCCGCACCCGTTGGCGCAGCGTCCGGCAAGCGCATCCCTTGGGGATCTGCAACACGCAGCAAGCAGTCATTCCGGACCGCCGCCCTGCGATTTCCCGTCCGGGGAACAGGCCGCGCACGAGGCCCTCGAACAGTTCAAACGCACGCGCCTGAACCAGTACGGCAAGGGCCGCAACGTGCCCACCAACCCGGTGACCTCGCGCCTTTCCCCCTATTTGCATTTCGGCCAGATCCACGCGGGCCGGGTGGCCCTGCGGGTACTGGAATCAGGCGCGGACCGCGAATCCTCGGACGCCTATCTGGAGGAATTGATCGTACGCCGGGAACTGGCAGACAACTTCTGCCTGCACGAACCGGACTACGACAACACGGGCTGTTTTGCGCCATGGGCCAGCCAGACCCTTGAGGCGCACCTGAACGACCCGCGCCCGGCCCTGTATACATCCGAAGAATTCGAGCGCGCGCAAACGCATGATCCGCTCTGGAACGCGGCCCAGCGGGAAATGGTGCGCACCGGACATATGCACGGATACATGCGCATGTATTGGGCCAAGAAGATTCTGGAGTGGAGTGAAACGCCCGAGCAGGCCATGGCCGAAGCCATACGCCTGAACGACCGCTACCAGATGGACGGGCGCGACTCCAACGGCTACGCCGGCATTGCGTGGTCCATGGGCGGAGTGCACGACCGGGGCTGGCCCGAGCGGGCCGTGTTCGGCAAGATACGGTCCATGACCTTCAACGGGGCCAAATCCAAATTCAGGGTGCAGGAATACATCGACGCGCAGGAGCGCGGCTCCCTGCTCTAG
- a CDS encoding tetratricopeptide repeat protein, with amino-acid sequence MKNEYFVRILHEFFEQDHGAAVVLSGDQVFLRTLRSAVHRVAGSKRHCLFAVGGRRAAARQVERLVAGKVPVLVFVERMVNETPSTDFIMVLRKRYPNMRIIVLAQEIERDVIAYFMELGVANVICKPVSMNNVIEKMAFSLQPPGQLGRLLDEGRARLEAGDFEQAMGLVEKILSLKPGSPAGLMLQGDIHLAQDRREDALDAYLAAHHSSEMYIEPIKRLAHAFQGLDDEKALEYLKKLDFISPLNPDRKADIGKAYLQRRDLENAEEYFDQSLRVLGREAGSLVSIMAEQIAEAASKVAPGMAEKYLRTVIESRGDDLDHSDLHTFNRLGMALRSQGKWREAVENYRQALEISPDDEALHYNMALAFQDGRDSGSALDSLRRALDIYPNLPRMGDMVALNMGNINMDAGHTEQARDYYQMALEMNPGNRRAKKELEKALRALRG; translated from the coding sequence ATGAAAAACGAATATTTCGTCAGGATTCTTCACGAGTTCTTCGAACAGGACCATGGCGCGGCCGTGGTTCTTTCGGGTGATCAGGTCTTTTTGCGCACACTGCGTTCGGCCGTGCACCGGGTGGCCGGTTCCAAGCGGCACTGCCTGTTCGCCGTGGGCGGGCGCAGGGCCGCAGCCCGTCAGGTGGAGCGTCTGGTGGCGGGCAAGGTCCCGGTGCTTGTCTTTGTGGAGCGCATGGTCAACGAGACTCCGAGCACGGATTTCATCATGGTGCTCAGAAAACGGTATCCGAACATGCGCATTATTGTTCTGGCTCAGGAGATCGAGCGGGACGTGATCGCCTATTTCATGGAATTGGGCGTGGCCAACGTGATCTGCAAGCCCGTGTCCATGAACAACGTCATCGAAAAGATGGCCTTTTCCCTGCAGCCGCCCGGCCAGTTGGGCAGGCTTCTGGACGAGGGCAGGGCGCGGCTCGAGGCCGGGGATTTCGAGCAGGCCATGGGGCTGGTGGAAAAGATTCTGTCCTTGAAGCCGGGCAGCCCGGCAGGGCTCATGCTGCAGGGCGACATCCATCTGGCGCAGGACCGCAGGGAAGACGCGCTGGACGCGTATCTGGCCGCGCACCATTCCTCGGAAATGTACATTGAGCCCATCAAGCGGCTGGCCCACGCCTTTCAGGGGCTGGATGATGAAAAGGCGCTTGAATATTTGAAAAAATTGGATTTCATCAGCCCGCTCAACCCGGATCGGAAGGCGGACATCGGCAAGGCGTACCTGCAGCGGCGCGACCTTGAGAACGCCGAGGAATATTTCGACCAGAGCCTCAGGGTTCTGGGCCGGGAGGCCGGTTCATTGGTGTCCATCATGGCCGAGCAGATAGCCGAGGCCGCCAGCAAGGTGGCGCCGGGCATGGCCGAAAAATATCTGCGCACGGTCATTGAATCCCGGGGCGACGACCTCGACCACAGCGACCTGCATACCTTCAACCGGTTGGGCATGGCCCTGCGCAGTCAGGGCAAGTGGCGCGAGGCCGTGGAAAATTACCGGCAGGCCCTGGAGATTTCCCCGGACGATGAGGCCCTGCACTACAACATGGCCCTGGCCTTTCAGGATGGTCGCGATTCCGGGAGCGCGCTCGACAGCCTGCGTCGTGCCCTGGATATCTATCCGAACCTGCCGCGCATGGGTGACATGGTGGCCCTGAACATGGGCAACATCAACATGGATGCCGGGCATACGGAACAGGCACGGGATTATTACCAGATGGCCCTTGAAATGAATCCCGGCAACCGCCGTGCCAAAAAGGAACTGGAAAAGGCCCTGCGCGCGTTGCGGGGATGA
- a CDS encoding glycerophosphodiester phosphodiesterase, with protein MFFDLLDGSGHCCAHRGARSLAPENTLLAVRRALDAGAQAWETDVHMTRDGQLVIFHDETLERTTDIAAHPKFADRKPWNVHDFTLDELLGLDAGSHFAINDPFGTIAAGELSQQEVENCRNQPMLTLRQALEFTREHTLPMNLEIKDQGEHHPCEAIVDAVLDMIRQTETRELMLLSSFRHEYMARVRQLDATLPTAALAEEHPADIPALLRELGAQAYHPNQKKTTPELVRELVRQGFRVNPWTVNDMDKARALGQAGATAIITDFPQRMK; from the coding sequence GTGTTCTTCGACCTACTCGACGGCTCCGGCCACTGCTGCGCCCACAGGGGCGCGCGCTCCCTTGCTCCGGAAAACACCCTGCTTGCAGTACGGCGCGCATTGGACGCGGGCGCGCAGGCATGGGAAACCGACGTACACATGACCCGTGACGGCCAACTGGTCATCTTTCATGACGAAACCCTTGAGCGCACCACGGATATTGCCGCGCATCCGAAATTCGCGGACCGCAAGCCGTGGAACGTGCATGACTTCACGCTGGACGAATTGCTGGGCCTCGACGCGGGCAGCCACTTCGCCATAAACGATCCCTTCGGGACCATTGCCGCGGGCGAACTCTCGCAACAAGAGGTCGAGAACTGCCGCAACCAGCCCATGCTCACCCTGCGTCAGGCCCTTGAGTTCACGCGCGAGCACACCCTGCCCATGAACCTCGAAATCAAGGATCAGGGCGAGCATCATCCCTGCGAGGCCATTGTGGACGCGGTGCTGGACATGATCCGGCAGACCGAAACCCGCGAACTGATGTTGCTCTCCTCATTCCGGCACGAATACATGGCCCGCGTCCGGCAGCTGGACGCCACACTGCCCACGGCCGCCCTTGCCGAGGAACACCCGGCCGACATCCCGGCCCTGTTGCGGGAACTGGGGGCGCAGGCCTACCACCCGAACCAGAAAAAAACCACGCCCGAACTGGTGCGCGAACTGGTGCGGCAGGGATTCCGCGTCAATCCGTGGACCGTGAACGACATGGACAAGGCCCGCGCATTGGGCCAAGCCGGGGCCACGGCCATCATCACGGACTTTCCCCAGCGCATGAAATAA
- the phoU gene encoding phosphate signaling complex protein PhoU, with translation MEQRAHFTKKLEELKLQVLRMAALSETAVHKSVKAFLEGDSDLAEDVIRGDCAINDLEDDIDNFNLELLALDQPMAIDLRTIIGSQRVTVNLERLGDEAVNMAHRSIFLSSRPPLPFNPKMEELANVAKQMLADALKAFVDNDVVLATQVCRMDDQADDLNLSILKELINDMVRESRIVERGVHCIIGARHLERVGDLATNIAEAVVFIVEGDSMKHSCRG, from the coding sequence ATGGAGCAACGCGCTCACTTTACGAAAAAACTTGAAGAGTTGAAGCTTCAGGTTCTGCGCATGGCCGCGCTTTCCGAAACGGCCGTACACAAGTCGGTCAAGGCGTTTCTTGAAGGGGACAGCGACCTGGCCGAGGATGTCATTCGCGGCGACTGCGCCATCAACGACCTTGAAGACGACATCGACAACTTCAACCTCGAACTGCTGGCCCTTGACCAGCCAATGGCCATCGACCTGCGCACCATCATCGGCTCGCAGCGCGTGACCGTGAATCTGGAACGCCTTGGCGACGAGGCCGTGAACATGGCCCACCGTTCGATTTTTCTGAGCTCCCGGCCGCCGCTGCCGTTCAATCCCAAGATGGAAGAACTGGCTAACGTGGCCAAGCAGATGCTGGCCGACGCGCTCAAGGCCTTTGTTGACAACGACGTGGTGCTGGCCACGCAGGTGTGCCGCATGGACGATCAGGCCGACGATCTGAACCTGAGCATCCTCAAGGAATTGATCAATGATATGGTCCGGGAGTCGCGCATTGTGGAACGCGGTGTGCATTGCATCATCGGCGCGCGCCATCTGGAGCGTGTCGGCGATCTGGCGACGAATATTGCCGAGGCCGTGGTCTTCATCGTGGAAGGCGACAGCATGAAGCACAGCTGCCGCGGCTGA
- a CDS encoding glycosyltransferase, giving the protein MNVLMLAVNDPAGTGIQFCRAVNAHTDHVCRLVTLETRYTHAWQADLHVPDLDEAGIEELGDLLRTSDILHFHMTADEHVRFGPYLPADFLSGKAVVHHHHGHHDFRSAPDSFREKYRRLGRENLLVSTPDLLRLLPEARWQPNLVPLNDTALLPRTDRPGPEAPLRVAHSPTRKDLKNTDEFLRVVEALRSEGVALELDLMDDVPNAECLARKARCHVLFDHMQGYYGVSSLEGLSQGLAVIAGLDEWNRSHIMAFTGAPALPWLVARNEESLLGLLRDLARDRDLCDRCGRESRAFMETYWSDERMARNLVSFWEKC; this is encoded by the coding sequence GGCCGTCAACGACCCGGCCGGAACCGGCATCCAGTTCTGCCGCGCCGTGAACGCCCACACGGACCACGTCTGCCGTCTGGTCACGCTGGAAACCCGCTACACCCACGCATGGCAAGCCGACCTGCACGTGCCCGATCTGGACGAGGCGGGCATCGAGGAGCTGGGGGACCTGCTCCGAACCTCGGACATTCTGCATTTTCACATGACCGCGGACGAGCATGTTCGCTTTGGCCCGTATCTTCCTGCCGACTTTCTGTCCGGCAAGGCCGTGGTGCATCATCATCACGGCCATCATGATTTCCGTTCCGCCCCGGACAGCTTTCGCGAGAAATACAGGCGGCTCGGCCGCGAAAACCTTTTGGTCAGTACGCCGGATCTGCTCAGGCTGCTGCCCGAGGCCCGCTGGCAGCCCAACCTCGTGCCCCTGAACGACACCGCGTTGTTGCCGCGTACGGACAGGCCCGGTCCGGAAGCGCCGTTGCGGGTAGCCCATTCCCCCACCCGCAAGGACCTCAAGAATACCGATGAATTTCTCCGGGTGGTCGAAGCCCTGCGTTCGGAGGGCGTGGCCCTTGAGCTTGATCTCATGGACGACGTGCCCAATGCCGAATGCCTTGCGCGCAAGGCCCGCTGCCATGTGTTGTTCGACCACATGCAGGGCTATTACGGGGTCAGCAGCCTCGAAGGCCTGAGTCAGGGATTGGCCGTGATCGCCGGGCTGGACGAATGGAACCGAAGCCATATCATGGCTTTCACGGGTGCGCCCGCATTGCCGTGGCTCGTGGCCCGGAACGAGGAATCCCTGCTTGGCCTGCTGCGCGATCTGGCCCGGGACCGCGACCTGTGTGACCGCTGCGGCCGCGAATCGCGGGCGTTCATGGAAACGTATTGGTCCGATGAGCGCATGGCCCGCAATCTGGTTTCGTTTTGGGAAAAGTGCTGA
- a CDS encoding response regulator, translating to MSSTGRYDRIVHEYIEKDSGMIVLLSEDQLFQRTLRSTLTKVIGTKRDCLYVTANPSAAVKAIKQYTKSKVPCTVFIERILGDKPSTDFIIAMKNLLPDLRIIVLVGETRRENIAYFYELGVNNVISKPASANNIIEKLAFTIKPQGKLSELMSEGKLMLTEGDYPGALRVSAKILKIKPNSPAGLMLRGDCYLGKNDREKAIEAYLLAHESSRLYLEPLKKLANVYKGYNEEEYLKYLKKLDRLSPLNTERKCDIGTTYVRRKEMTMAEKYFDQAIETATQEAMSMVAGVADRIASTVIDVSPAMSEKYLQRVLANKGSRLGKEDITVFNKLGIALRNQGKWREAIDNYRRALEISPEDEGLHFNMALAYRDGKERRKAIECMETALKINPDVYKAGENIALHFGDTFAEAKRYDEAGEFYRTAASLNPDNKATQRKLGLIKKALGA from the coding sequence ATGAGCAGTACCGGTCGATACGACAGGATCGTTCACGAATATATAGAAAAAGACTCCGGCATGATCGTGCTGTTGTCTGAAGACCAGCTTTTTCAGCGCACGCTGCGTTCGACCCTGACCAAGGTCATCGGCACCAAGCGTGACTGCCTGTATGTCACGGCCAATCCTTCGGCCGCGGTCAAGGCGATCAAGCAGTATACCAAGAGCAAGGTGCCCTGCACGGTTTTCATTGAGCGCATTCTCGGGGACAAGCCCAGCACGGATTTCATCATCGCCATGAAGAACCTGCTGCCCGACCTCAGGATCATCGTGCTCGTGGGCGAGACCCGGCGGGAAAACATCGCCTATTTTTATGAGCTGGGCGTGAACAACGTCATTTCCAAACCCGCGTCCGCCAACAATATCATCGAGAAATTGGCCTTTACCATCAAGCCGCAGGGCAAGCTTTCCGAACTCATGAGCGAGGGCAAGCTCATGCTGACCGAGGGCGATTATCCCGGCGCACTGCGCGTCAGCGCCAAGATTCTGAAGATCAAGCCCAACAGCCCGGCCGGTCTCATGCTCCGGGGCGATTGCTATCTGGGCAAGAACGACAGGGAAAAGGCCATCGAGGCCTATCTGCTGGCCCATGAGTCCTCGCGTTTGTATCTGGAACCCCTCAAGAAGCTGGCCAATGTGTACAAGGGGTACAACGAGGAGGAATATCTCAAGTACCTCAAGAAGCTGGACCGGCTCAGCCCGCTGAACACCGAACGCAAGTGCGACATCGGCACCACCTATGTGCGGCGCAAGGAAATGACCATGGCCGAAAAGTATTTCGACCAGGCCATCGAGACCGCCACGCAGGAAGCCATGAGCATGGTGGCCGGTGTTGCCGACCGCATCGCCTCCACCGTCATCGACGTGTCCCCGGCCATGTCCGAGAAATACCTGCAACGGGTGCTGGCCAACAAGGGAAGCCGCCTGGGCAAGGAGGACATAACCGTCTTCAACAAGCTGGGCATCGCCCTCAGGAATCAGGGCAAGTGGCGCGAGGCCATCGACAACTACAGGCGCGCGCTGGAAATTTCCCCTGAAGACGAGGGTCTGCACTTCAACATGGCTTTGGCCTACCGGGACGGCAAGGAACGCCGCAAGGCCATCGAATGCATGGAAACGGCCCTGAAAATCAATCCTGACGTCTACAAGGCGGGCGAAAACATTGCCCTGCATTTCGGCGATACCTTTGCCGAGGCCAAGCGGTATGACGAGGCCGGCGAATTCTACCGTACGGCCGCCTCACTCAATCCGGACAACAAGGCCACGCAACGCAAGTTGGGATTGATCAAAAAGGCTTTGGGCGCATAG
- the pstB gene encoding phosphate ABC transporter ATP-binding protein PstB has protein sequence MGNPVKVASRNLNFYYSDFKALEDISIDFEENQVTALIGPSGCGKSTYLRCINRMNDLIAGTRVEGSMVLDGQNIYAPGLDVVSLRRRIGMVFQKPNPFPKTIFENVAYGLRVNGVSDNGLVEERVEESLKGAALWDEVKDRLQTSALGLSGGQQQRLCIARAMAVEPEVLLMDEPASALDPIATQKIEDLIHELKKNYTIIIVTHSMQQAARVSDRTAFFYMGRLIEVDNTKAMFTKPRNRQTEDYITGRFG, from the coding sequence ATGGGGAATCCCGTCAAGGTGGCTTCCAGGAACCTGAATTTCTATTATTCGGACTTCAAGGCGCTGGAAGACATCTCCATAGATTTCGAGGAAAATCAGGTGACCGCGCTCATCGGGCCTTCGGGCTGCGGCAAGTCCACCTACCTTCGGTGCATCAACCGCATGAACGACCTCATCGCAGGCACGCGCGTGGAAGGTTCCATGGTGCTGGACGGCCAGAACATCTATGCGCCGGGGTTGGACGTTGTTTCCCTGCGCCGCCGCATCGGCATGGTTTTCCAGAAGCCCAATCCGTTTCCCAAGACGATTTTCGAGAACGTGGCCTACGGCCTGCGCGTGAACGGGGTATCGGACAATGGGCTCGTCGAGGAACGCGTGGAGGAAAGCCTCAAGGGCGCGGCCCTCTGGGATGAAGTCAAGGATCGGCTGCAAACTTCTGCGCTGGGCCTTTCCGGCGGCCAGCAGCAGCGCCTGTGCATTGCCCGGGCCATGGCCGTGGAGCCCGAGGTGCTGCTCATGGACGAGCCAGCCTCAGCCCTGGACCCCATCGCCACCCAGAAGATCGAGGACCTGATCCACGAACTCAAGAAAAATTACACCATCATCATCGTGACCCACAGCATGCAGCAGGCTGCTCGCGTTTCCGACCGCACCGCGTTTTTCTACATGGGCAGGCTCATCGAGGTGGACAATACCAAGGCCATGTTCACCAAACCCAGAAACCGGCAGACCGAAGACTATATCACCGGCCGCTTCGGCTAG